The sequence CCATTTGCCTGGTTGCTCTCCAAGTCCTCAAAGAACTTGGGCAACTCGTCCCACGGAAGGGTGGGATGAGGGGTGGACTTGTGCTTGCTCTTGGTCCCCTTGGTTCCAAGGGCAGGGTTCTGGTCTCGACTCAACCACCCTTCATCGATGGCATGGTCAAAGACCAGACGCATGACCATCAGGAGTTTGTGTGCCTGGGGTTCTTTCCCCTCAGCAACCTTGGAACGGAAGATCTCCATGACCCGTTCACGACCCGTCCTCCCACCAGCACCCTTGTGATCCCACGCAAGGTGAGCAACGGGGGTATCTGCCCCCAGTCGGGGGATCACCTGGTTCCTCAGAAGGTTCGGATACTCCTTCTTCGATGACTTGGAACTGGAGTGAGAGAGATACGACTCACATGCCTGTTCAAAGGTCGGACCAGAGGACTGCTGAACCTTTGACTGCTGCTCTTCCCTCTTGAGTTCCCTGGGATCCTTGCCCGTCTCCTTGCTCCATAGACGGATCCGATCCCACTCGTCCTTTGCCTCTTTGAGGGACCACTTACCAACCCCCTTCCCGTAGACACCGATTCGCACAGGAACCTGCTTCCCACTGCGTCCAGGAGGGAACCGCATCCTTCCCTCAAACGACTTGCCTCCCCCCCTTGACTCAGATTCGATTACCAGCAGCAACGAGTTGCCGACGGAGATATTCCTTCTTCTGGGACCTGCCTTCTCTGCCTTGACTTGCGAGTCAGAGAGAGGCATCTCAAGAATCCAACAACACCGATTTTATCCAACAACACAACCCCTATTTCCAACAACACATCCAACAACACTTTTTCGAGACCTTGTGGTTTTCCCTGGGACGAACCAGGACCAACAAGCACTAAAAAAGTCCCTCACCGCAATGGGTTTGGGACTTCCGTGGTCTTGTCAGGACCTTCTCTGAACGGAGAGGGTGGGATTCGAACCCACGGAAGGTTGCCCTTCAAACGATTTCGAGTCGTTCGCTTTCGACCACTCAGCCACCTCTCCAGGCGACTGGGCCAGTGTACGGATCAAGCAGCCAGCTCAGCTCTGGTGCCATCCGCTGGTGGAACCGGCAGTGGGCCACCAGGCCTGAAGTCCGCGTAAGGCCTGCACCTCCCGGGGACTGGGAACAAACCCCAACCAGACCGAGCCGCCGCCGCGGCCCTGCCGCAGCCAGCTCCACCAGGCCTGCCGATCGGGAAGCACCAACCAACGCTGTCGCCCTGCCCTGAAGGAGAGGCCCTGGCTATAGGGACTGATGCGACTCACCGAGAGCCCTGGGCTGTGCAGCTGTTGCCCAGGCCAGAGGCGATCGACCGTGGTGTGGGCCAAGCGCGACCAACAGGGATTGGGCTCTTGAGGCAGTGGATCAAGCAAGAGCAGCCAATCGAAGCGCGCAACCCCCAGCCCCTGGGCCAGTTGCTGAGCGCGGCGGCAACTGCTGGGGTCGGCCTTCAGGCTCACCAGACCGGCCCGGCCCTGGTGGCGGACGACCAGCCACTGGCGCGGAGCCTGGCGAACCAGCAGCAGTTGGTCCCGGCTCTGCTGCCAGGAGCGCAGGCCAACCGCCAGGGGAAGCAGCGGCAGCGCCAGCAGACGCCAACGGCGACCGGCCGGAAGCAGCCAGGGCAGCAGCCCCGCCAGCAGAAGCAACACCAGGAGCACCCCTAGCTGTCCGATCGGCAACTGGGCCATCGGCAAGCGGGCCATCAGCTGCACCAAAGCCAGCAACAGCTGTGCCATCGGCACCATCAGCGCACCCAGCAACCCGAGTAGGGGTGGCATCAGCACCGCAGTCAGGGCCATCGCCATCGCCCCCAAGGTCAGCGGTGTCAGCAACGGAGCCGCCAGGACATTGGCCAGGACCGCGTAACTGGGCACCACGCCGAAATGCAGCAGCTGCAACGGCAGGGTCCAGAGCGAAGCGGCCAGAGGGAGCGCCATCGCGGCAGCCGCCCAACGGGGGAGCCACCTGCGCAGTCGCTCCTCCAGGGGACCGGCCGAGAGGATCAGGCCAGCCGTGGCGGCCGCACTCAGCTGAAAGCCCACATCCAGAAGCCAGCTCGGCCGCAACACCAACATCAGCAGCAGGCAGAGCAAGAGCGAGAACAGCGGACGAGCGCCGCGACCGCTCTCCTTCAGGACAAACGCCATCGCCCCCATCAACAGAGCGCGAACCACGGAGGCCTGACCGCCCGCCAGAAGTCCAAACACACCCATCGCACCGAAGGCCGCCGGCCAACGGATCAATGCAGGAGCGCGGCGAGTCACCAGCAGCACGGCGCCCAGCAGCACGCTCAGATGAAACCCACTAGCCGCCAGGGCATGGGAGAGGCCCGCCGCCCGGAAGGATTCCTTCAGGCTCGCGGGCAGCGTCACCATCGCTTGCCCCAACACCAAAGCCGCCAGCAGCCCGCCGGGTTCCTCCCCACCAACCCGCCGCAGCTCCGTAGCAATCCGGCGGCGACCATCCGCCATCGGCGTGGGCGGGCGGGCGATCAGCTGCCAACGCTCAACCCGCAGTTCACTCCAGACCCCTTTGCCCGCGAGCCGTTCCGCCGCCCCAGGCAGCAGCGGGTGCGGTCCGCCGCGCAGCCGCCTCAGTCGGCCCTCCAGTTGCAAACGCCAGCCCTGCTGCAACTCTGGGCAGGAGAGAAAGCGCAGACGAACCCGCCCCTGCGGAAGTTCGGCCAAGGCCTGACAGGACGCACCCATTCCTCGCGGGTCCTGCAGCAGCCGCGCCTCCACCTGGACCGGCTGCGACTGCTGAGAAGGCGGGATCCAATGAATCGGGTCAGAGGCCGAAGGTTGGGGCCGTCCCATCCAGCCCCAACCACCCAGCAACAGCAGGGCCAGCAGCCAGGCCAACAGCTGGGAGAAGGACCAGCGCTGCCGGCGAGCCCAGCCGCACTGCAGCAGACCCAACACCACCGCCAGGGCCAGCTGAGGGACCAGCGACAGCGGCAGGACTCCAAGGGACAGGGCCACTAAGGCCCCGCCCGAGAGCAGCAACGGCAAACCTCACCCCAGTCCAGCTGGAGTGAGCGTTCCCTGCGTTAGGCCGCTACCGCCGCCTCTTGCTTGAGCAGCGGGAAGCCCAGGGCTTCGCGTTCCTCCAACCAAGCCTCAGCCACCTGCCGGGCCAGGTTGCGGATCCGGCCGATCGTGGCGGTGCGCTCGGTCACCGAGATCACCCCGCGGGCCTCCAGCAGGTTGAAGGTGTGGCTGCACTTCAGCACGAAGTCCAGGGCCGGGGCGGGCAGCTTCTTCGCCACCAGGTCCGCGGCCTCAGCCTCATAGATCGCGAACAGCTGCTTGAGGCGCTCCGGGTTGGAGGCCTCGAAGTTGTAGGTGCACTGACCCTTCTCAAACGGCAACCAGATGTCGCCGTAGGAGCGGTTGCCATCCCAGGAGAGATCCCAGATGCTCTCCACGTCCTGGAGGTACATCGCGAGGCGCTCCAGGCCATAGGTGATCTCGATCGAGACCGGCCGGCAATCGATGCCGCCGCACTGCTGGAAGTAGGTGAACTGGGTCACCTCCATGCCATCCAGCCAGACCTCCCAGCCCACACCCCAGGCGCCGAGGGTGGGGGACTCCCAGTTGTCCTCGACGAAGCGAATGTCGTGGTCCTTGGCGCGGATGCCCAGGGCCTCCAGCGAGGCCAAATAGGTCTCCTGGATGGCATCCGGGCTGGGCTTAATCAGCACCTGGTACTGGAAGTAGTGCTGGGCGCGGTTCGGGTTATCGCCATAGCGGCCATCGGTGGGCCGGCGACAGGGCTCGGGGTAGGCCACCGCCCAAGGCTCCGGCCCGATGGCGCGCAGCACCGTGTGGGGGCTCATCGTCCCGGCACCCTTCTCCGTGTCATAGGGCTGAAGGATCAGGCAACCCCGCTCAGCCCAGAAGCGGTTCAGGGTCTGGATGATGTCCTGGAAATGCACAGATGCTCTGGACTGGGTTCGTCGTGCGGGGATTCTCGCTAACCGCCCGCCAGCCGAACTTCCTCCACCTGCCGCTGGGCATTGACCCGCAGCACGACATCGGCGGATCGCCCCGACACCAGCGCCGATTCCGGGATGCAGACCTGAAGACTGCGCGTCATGGTTTCAAGCTCGTGCTCAGCCAGCCCAGACCCCGTCTGTTGCTGCTGACTCAGGTTCTGCTGGCGCTTCCAGCCCGTCACCGTGGAGAGGGTGGTGGGGCTCAGTTGCCAGAGACCGTCCAGCTGCCGCCAGACCTCTTGATAGGGAAGGACGTTCCGTTGAATGACGGGCCTGTAGGCCAATTCCGCTTGGGTCAAGGGAGTCAAATCAGCGCTCTCCTCCCCGTGACTGGCCGCTGCCCAAGGACCGGCTCCAACAAACCAGCCCTCCAGGATCAACAAATCGGCTTTGAGCAGCCGAGTACCCGCACGATCGCCCCGGCCCTGCCGCAGCGCCTTGTCAAAAACAGGGGCCTCACAAGACCCCTCGCTGCGCCATTGCCGTAGGCAGCGCAGCAAGAGCTCCACATCGTGGCTACCAGGAATGCCCCGGGGTGCCCGCCAAGGGTTGCCGTCCATTGCCGCATCCAGTGCCTGGCCTTCGAAATAGAAGTCATCGAGGGACACCACCTCAACGGCCATCCCCAAGTGGGCCGCTGCCGCCTTGACCCAGGCGCAGAGGGTGGATTTACCGCAGCCCGGCATCGCCGCCAAACCCAGTAGGGAGCGTCCTTGGAACTGCTGCAGTTGATCCAGCAGGGGCAAGCCCACCGACGCCATCCAGGTGAAGTCGACCCCAACGGGCCAGGCCTCGCGGGCAAGAGAGAGTCCATCGTTGGCCGCCCAACGGGCCACCCAATCGGCCAGGGAGTCGTAGCCCAAGGCGCCAACCAACACCTCAAAACCAGCGATCTCCCGGCAGCGCTCCAGGGGCGAGCTCAAGGGGTGGGCTTCACCAAGGCACCGCCATTGCAGAACCGGGCCGACCAGGCCTTCTGCTCCTCAAGGCTCAGGTTGGGGTGGTTCCGCTGGTACCACTCCAGGGAGGTGTTGAAGCACTTATTCCATCGCACCGACTGACCGCCAATCGCCCCGAGCGATAGGGCGATCGAGACCGAGCTGGCCGTGGCTATGAGGGCCAACACCGGGAAGAGGTGAGCGTTGATCGCGTCCCGCGTTCTGCTCATGAATCCCGAGAGCCTTCTTGCAGAACAAAGACTAGTGATTTTTGAAACATGAACATGTTCAGAACGAAAACGAACTGATCAATCAGGAAGCAGACTGTCCCGAGCTTTCAGACCTGGATGCCCCGTCCCCCACGGCTCCGTGCGCTCCTGTTGGGGAGCGTCTTTGGGACCGGGCTGAGCGTGAGCCAACCCGCTCCCGCGGCAGAACTCGAGCAGGTCAGCACGATCAGCCAGTTCTTAGATGTTCAGCCGAGTGACTGGGCCTATCAAGCGCTCAGCAACCTGATCGAGCGTTATGGCTGCGTGGCCGGCTACCCCAACGGCAGCTTTGACGGAAACCGAGCGGTGAGCCGCTACGAGGCAGCAGCCCTACTGAACGCCTGCCTCGATCGGGTCACGGAGGTGACCGACGCGCTCAAACGCCTCACCCAGGAATTCGCGCGGGAACTGGCCGTGTTGCGGGGCCGGGTCGATGCCCTCGACGCCAAGGTGGGCGTGCTCGAGGCCCTGCAGTTCTCCACGACCACCAAGCTCTCGGGCCTAGCGGTCTTCGTAGTGGGCGGGAACCAGTTCTATGGAACGGCCCAAAACAGAACCGTGAACGGGTGTCCCGACATCAGCGATGTCGAAGAGAGCGACCCGCAATTTCTGCAGTACGGGGTGGAGCAAGCCAAACGCTGCTTTGGCGCCGCCACCTTCAACTACGAACTCGAGCTCTTCTCCGACACCAGCTTCAGCGGCAAGGACCTGCTGCGCCTAGTGCTGCGGACGGGCAACTTCACGCTGGCCAGCAACAGCTTCGGCGGCCCCTTCCCCGCACCCACCAACCTCTCCCAGTTGGAGATTGCTTTTCAAGAAATCGGCAAGCCCAACGAGGTCTCGATCGATCGGCTCTTCTATCAATTCCCTGCCGGCGATTTCACCGTCTCCCTCGGCGGCCGCGTCGGTCAGGAAGACATGCTGGCGATCTGGCCGAGCGTCTACCCCAGACAAACGGTCCTCGATGTCACCACCTTGAACGGTGCGCCTGAGGCCTACAACAAAAACCTCGGCACCGGGGCGGGCCTCTGGTGGCAGAAGGCTGGCTTCGCCGTCAGCGCCAACTACGTCGCGGACCGCGGCGGCCTCGGCAGCCCAGGCGTCGGCGGGATCGCCACCTCAGGCTCCGGCGGCACCGGAACCGTCCAGCTCGGCTACAGCCACGATCGTTTTGGCCTAGCGGGGATCTACTCCCAAATCCAGAACCAAACCCCCTGGATTGGCTACGGCACCAACTTCCTGACCGGCAGCCAACTCCAGAATCCCGGCACCACGGCGGCCTACGGCCTGAGCGGCTACTGGGTCCCGGCAGACGACGGCTGGGTCCCCTCGCTGAGCGCGGGCTTCGGCATCAACACCACGACCTACGAGGCCGGGGTGGAGAGCGATGGGCTTGCCAAGAACAGCCGCTCCTGGAACCTCGGCCTGAATTGGAGCAATGCCCTGGTGAAGGGCAACAGCGCCGGCATGGCAGTCGGTCAGGCCACCTACGCCACCAGCCTCTATGGCGACCGGGGTGCCAACGACGCCAACTACGTCTGGGAGTGGTGGTACTCCATCCAGGTCAGCGACAACCTCGCGGTGACCCCAGCGCTCTTCTATCTGAGCCGGCCCCAGGGGGAGAACACACCGGCCGGCGAGAGATTCGATCAGCTGGGGGCCCTGGTCAAAACCACCTTCCGCTTCTGATCCCTAGGCAATCAACTGCAGCAGCCCCATCTGCCCGCCCGCCAGCAGCTGATGCTGGGCCTGGCTGAAGCCCGCCTCCCGAGCCAACTCCTCTTGCTGGGGCCCAGTAGGGAATCGCGCCAGGCTGTCCTCTAGGTAGGCGTACTGAGCCTCCAGGCCTGCCCGCTTGGCCAGGGGTACGACCAACTGACGCAAGTAAAAGCGCTGGAACTGGGCCGTCAGCCCCTGGGGGTCGAGGGCCCGGTTGAAATCAAGAACAGCGGCCCGCCCGCCGGGACGGAGCAAGCGCCGCAATTCCTGCAGCCCCGCCGCGGGATCGGCCAGGTTGCGTAGGCCGTAGGCCATGACTGCACCATCCGCCCAGCCATCGGCCAGCTCCGTGGCCTGGGCATCGGCCTGACGAAATTCCAGCGGCAACCAGGGGCAGCGGGAGGCCCGCCGGCGCGCCTGCTCCAAGGGGGCTGCTGCGGCGTCGAGACCCAAAACCAACCCAGCGGGCCTGACCTTCTCAGCCAGAAGGAGCGCCAGATCGCCCGTTCCGCAACACAGGTCCAGCAGCCTCTGCCCTGGTACCGGTTGGAGCCAAGCCACGGCTTGCCTTTTCCACAAACGATGGAGACCCAGGCTGAGGAGATCGTTCAATCGGTCGTATTCCGGCGCAATCCGATCGAACAGCTGACGAACCGCCTCGGGATTCCCGGGCGGAATCGAGGCAGAGGGCTCAGGGCTCGGCGGCATCCCAAGGCAACGAGATCGAATCGAGACTGACACCCGCTGCCACCATCTCGGACTGGTCGGACTCCAAAGCCGTGAAATAGCCCTGGGCCTCCAGTCGTTCAGCGCTGGTGAAGGTCATCACCATCACGGTGGCCAAACCAATGGCTGCTGAGCAGACCATGCATCCGGCCAGCATCAAGGAGAACTCCTTGCGATCGCTGGCCGCCTGCATCAATTGCAAAGCCCAGGCGACCATCACGATCACGACAAGGACAACGGACCCTGCCAGCACTGGAGAGTGGCTCTGATCGAGGGCCAGCACTGGCTAAACGAAAATTTCTGAGCGAATTGTAACGGCGGGTTAAGCGGCGCGCGACCCCCTCTCAAGCGGGCGGATGTTCAGGCCACGCCCCAACAAATCAGCTTTGATTTGCTCGACCGTCAGCACGCCGTCATGCAGCAAGGACGCCAGCAAGGCCGCTGAGGCATGGCCTCCAGAGGCTGAGGAATCCAGGGCCTGGGCGATGTGGTCGATGCAACCGGCCCCGCCGCTGGCGATCACCGGTACATCCACGGCATCGGAGACCGCCCGGGTGAGGTTCAGCTCGTAGCCCGCCTGGGTTCCATCCCCATCCATCGAGGTCAGCAGGATCTCCCCAGCGCCCAGCGCCACCACACGCTGTGCCCACTCGACCGCATCCAGACCTGTGTTCTCACGGCCCCCTTTGACGTACACGTCCCAGCCCCCTTCTCGGCGACGGGCATCAATCGCCACAACAATGCACTGACAACCAAAGCGTTCGGCCCCGCGGGCCACCAGCTCTGGATCACGGACCGCCGATGAATTGAGGCTCACCTTGTCGGCCCCAGCCCGCAGCAATTCCGTGATGCCCTCAACAGAACTGATCCCACCACCCACGGTGAACGGAATCGTGACCGCCTCGGCGGTGCGACGAACCAGATCCACCAGGGTGGCTCGCCCCTGGTGACTGGCGGCGATGTCGAGAAAGACCAATTCATCGGCCCCAGAAGCGCTGTAGCGACAAGCCAACTCCACGGGATCGCCGGCATCGCGCAAGCCAACGAAGTTCACCCCCTTCACCACCCGGCCATCGGCCACATCCAGGCAGGGAATGATCCGTTTGGCGACCATGGGGGAAGGTTTGCAGCGGGTTAGCCTGACGCCACTTTTTCGTCGCGCCGGACATGTCCCAGGCTGCCATCACCGTCGGCTCGAAGGTGCGGGTCACCCGGGTGCGCGATCGCATCCCCGCCGACCTGGTTTCCGCCCTCCAAAGCGATGCCACCGGCACCGTTAAGGACTTCAAGGTCACCGATGGCAAAGGCATCGGTGTGGTGGTTGAGCTGAGCAACGGAACCACCACCTGGTTCTTCGACGACGAGATCACCGCCGCCTAAATCCACCGTTCGTGAGCGACTCCCCCAACCCCACCGCTGCCACTGGTGGCGGTGCCCGGCAGCTTCTGGGCATGAAAGGTGCCAGCGGCACCACCAATATCTGGAAGATCCGTCTTCAGCTGATGAAGCCGGTCACCTGGATTCCTTTGATCTGGGGGGTTCTCTGCGGAGCAGCGGCTTCCGGGAACTTCCACTGGACCTTTCCTGAGGTCGGAGCCTCTATCGCCTGCATGGTGATGAGTGGCCCCTTGCTGGCTGGGTTCACCCAGACCATCAACGACTACTACGACCGCGAAATCGACGCGATCAACGAGCCCTACCGGCCCATCCCCTCAGGTGCGATCCCCCTCTGGCAGGTCAAGGCTCAGATCTGGGTCCTGCTGCTGGCCGGCCTTGGTGTGGCCTACGGCCTGGACCTCTGGGCAGGCCACGACACCCCGGTGCTGTTCCTGCTCGCCCTGGGTGGTTCGTTTGTCAGCTACATCTATTCCGCCCCCCCGCTCAAGCTCAAGCAAAACGGCTGGCTGGGGAACTACGCCCTGGGCGCCAGCTACATCGCCCTGCCCTGGTGGGCCGGCCAGGCACTCTTCGGTCACCTGACCTGGACCACCGCGATCTTGACCCTGGCCTATTCCCTGGCCGGTCTCGGCATTGCAGTGGTCAATGACTTCAAGAGCGTCGAAGGCGATCGCGCCCTGGGCCTCCAGTCCCTCCCAGTGGCCTTTGGCATCGAGAAAGCCAGCTGGATCAGCGCCGGAATGATTGATGTCTTCCAGCTGGCGATGGTGGCGGTTCTGATCGCCATCGGCCAACATTTCGCTGCCGTCCTCCTGGTGCTGTTGATCGTCCCCCAGATCACCTTCCAGGACATCTGGCTGCTGCGCGATCCCGTGGCCTTCGACGTGAAGTATCAAGCCAGCGCCCAGCCCTTTCTGGTCCTCGGCATGCTGGTCACGGCTCTGGCAATCGGGCACAGCGACCTGGTGGTGATGTGAAGCACAGGCGCCGGCGGCAGCTGATCTCAGCCGGTCTCGTTGGAGCTGGTGCTGGTCTGGCTGTGGGGCTGACCCAGGCGGTCGTGACCCGCGGCGTCGACAGCCTGCTGCCGAACGTTCGCGGCGTCAGCAGCTACAACCGCCCCGGCACCCTGACCTTGCTTGCCAGCGATGGCCAGGTCATCCAGAAGCTGGGCCCCGCCACCCGGGAGAAGCTGGTCACCGGCCAAATGCCCCTGCTGGTTCAGCGCGCCTTCATCGCCGCAGAGGACCGGCGCTTCTACGAGCACGACGGCATCGATCCGATCGGGATCGGCCGGGCGATGGTGCGCAACATCTCCAGCGGCTCTGTCGAAGAAGGCGCCAGCACGATCACGCAACAGCTGGCCCGCACGGTCTTCCTGAGCCAGGACCGAACGATCATCCGCAAGCTCAAAGAGGCCCTGCTCGCCGGAAAGCTCGAGCGCCAACTGAGCAAGGAGCAGATCCTTCAGCAGTACCTCAACTACGTCTATCTCGGCGCTGGGGCCTATGGGGTTTCCGATGCGGCCTGGATCTACTTCTCAAAAACCCCATCCGAGCTAAACCTGCCGGAGGCGGCGCTGATTGCAGGCTTACCGCCAGCCCCCTCGGTCTACTCACCGCTAGTCAATCCCGATCTAGCCCTGCAGCGCCGGGCGATTGTGCTTCGCCGGATGCGCGAAGCGGGCTTCATTGACGACCTGCAGTTCGCCAGCGCCAATGGCTCACCGCTGCTACTGAAGCCGGCCGAGCCCAAGTACTTCACCAGCCGCGCGCCGTACTTCACCAGTTGGGTCGCCCAGGAACTACCCAACCTCCTTTCGAAGGAACAACTGGAAGTGGGCGGCCTGACGATTCGCACCAGCTTGAACATCGACTGGCAGGAGAAGGCCCAGAACACCATCAACCGCCACACCCCAGGGGCGATGGAAGGAGCAGTGGTTTCGATGGAACCAGGGACCGGGTTGGTCCGCTCAATGGTGGGCGGCAAGAACTTCAACGACAGTCAGTTCAACCGGGCCTCCCAAGCGCTGCGCTCCCCTGGTTCCACCTTCAAGTTGTTCGTCTATCTCTCGGCCCTCAAGGAGGGCATGAAGCCAGAGGACAAGATCACGGACCGCAAGGTCTGCTACGGCGGCTACTGCCCAAAAAACTTCAAGGACAAGTACTTCGGCACCGTCCCGCTCTGGATGGCACTGCAGAACTCACTCAACACCGTGTCGGTGAGCCTGCTCAAACAGGTGGGCTTCGACAAGGTGATCGCCACCGCCAACAGCCTGGGGATCACCAAAGGGCTGGGCCGCTTCTACCCGCTTGGGGTGGGCGCCACCGAGCAGACCGTGCTGGATATGACGGCGGCCTATGCGGGGATCTTCAACCGCGGGGTGTACATCAAACCCACCCCGTTTGAGGAAATCCTGGGCCCAGGCGGAGAACTGCTCTGGAGCCGCCGGGTCAACGGTGATCCAGGCAAACGCGTAGTGCCAAGTGACATTGCCGACGCGATGCTCTGGATGCTGCAGAAGGTTGTCAGCGGCGGCACGGGCTATGGGGCGGTTCCACCCGGTCGACCTGCTGCTGGCAAAACGGGCACCTCTGAAGGGGGCCGTGACCTCTGGTTCATCGGCGGCGTACCCCAGCTGGTTACCGGCCTCTGGTTGGGCTACGACAACAACAAGGAGACCAAGAGCACCAGCTCCCGCGCTGTGGTGGCCTGGTCGCAATACATGGCACCGATCCTCAAAGAACTGCCGGTGGAGCAGTTCCCGCCGAAGCCCGTGCTGAAGGGCAAGTTCAACCCACTCAAGGCCCTCACCAAAAACCTCAAGTTGGTGAAACCCGAGGAGGAGGAGACCACGGTGGAGGAGACCACTGAGGAGACCACGGCTCCGTCCGGTCCAAGCCAACCCGGCCTGAACACGCCGGCTCCAGCTCGTCCAGCGAAGCGCCAGGACCCCTGCGGCAGCATGCAGACCAACCCCCGCTACGTCGACTGCCGCTTCGATCTGCTGGATCGCCGCCGCAGCGCGCCCAAACCTGCTGCCCCGGCACCGCCAGCCCCTTAAACCAAGGCAATCCGCGCCGCGAAGAAACCATCCCCAGCTCCGGCCAGTTGCCCAGGCCAGAGCTGCCAGCTCTGCTCGAGTCGCAGCTGGGGGTGAGCCCCAAGGAACGTCTCCAGCAATGCGCCGTTCTCCTCGGGATGCACCGTGCAGGTGGCATAGACCAGGCGACCACCGGGCTTGAGCAGGGGAAGCAATCCCTCCAGCAGCTGCCGCTGCAGCGTGACCAGACCCGCAATGGCCGCCGGGTCAATCCGCCAGCGGGCATCGGCATGGCGCGCCAGGGTGCCAAGCCCCGAGCAGGGGGCGTCAATTAAGAGGGCATCGAATTGAGCGACGAGTTCCGGCGCCTCCGCGGCCAAGGCCAAGGCATCCCCGTGGCGGGTCTCAATGCAACCCAAGCCCAGGCGCTCGCTGTTGCGGGCGACCCGGCGCAGGCGCGCCTCACCGCGATCGAGGGCCAGCACCTGCCCCTGATCCCCCATCAGTTCCGCCAGGTGCGTGCTCTTGCCCCCCGGAGCAGCGCAGGCATCAAGAATCCGCTCACCCGGCGTGGGATCAAGCAACGGCGCAATCTGCTGAGCCGATCGGTCCTGGACACACCAGTGGCCCTCGTCGTAGCCAGGCAGATGGCGCAGATCACCGGAGCGGCCCTTGATGGTCAGGCCCGCAGGCAGGCCTTCGATCGGCTCGGCGACCACCCCTGCGGCGGCGAGGGCCGCCTGGACTGCGTCGGGGGTGGCGCGCAGGAGATTGATCCGCAGGTCCAAAGACGGAGGCGTATTGCAGGCCACAGCAAAGGCCTCCGCCTGCTCGGGGGTTTGCCACTGCAAGAGCCCTTCAGCAAGCCAGTCCGGCAGGGACTGGCGGATCGCCAGGGCAGCCGCGGGATCTCCAGGTAGAGGCAGGGCTTCGCCGGCCTCCTGGCGGCGCAGGAAGGCCCGCAGCATTCCATTGACCACCGGGGCCAGTCGGCTCAAGCCACCGCGCTTGGCCAACTCCACCGTGGTGCTGACCGCCGCTGAGGCGGGGATGCGGTCACTGCTCAGCAGCTGATAAAGCCCCAGGTGCAAGAGCCAGCGCAACTTCGGGGGCTGGCGGTCAGCAGGGACCTTCCCGAGTTGATCCAGCCAGGCATCCAGCAAGCGCCGCTGACGAATCGCCCCATAGGCCAACTCCGTGGCCAAGCCTCGGTCCGGTCCGGAGA is a genomic window of Synechococcus sp. A10-1-5-1 containing:
- a CDS encoding transglycosylase domain-containing protein, giving the protein MKHRRRRQLISAGLVGAGAGLAVGLTQAVVTRGVDSLLPNVRGVSSYNRPGTLTLLASDGQVIQKLGPATREKLVTGQMPLLVQRAFIAAEDRRFYEHDGIDPIGIGRAMVRNISSGSVEEGASTITQQLARTVFLSQDRTIIRKLKEALLAGKLERQLSKEQILQQYLNYVYLGAGAYGVSDAAWIYFSKTPSELNLPEAALIAGLPPAPSVYSPLVNPDLALQRRAIVLRRMREAGFIDDLQFASANGSPLLLKPAEPKYFTSRAPYFTSWVAQELPNLLSKEQLEVGGLTIRTSLNIDWQEKAQNTINRHTPGAMEGAVVSMEPGTGLVRSMVGGKNFNDSQFNRASQALRSPGSTFKLFVYLSALKEGMKPEDKITDRKVCYGGYCPKNFKDKYFGTVPLWMALQNSLNTVSVSLLKQVGFDKVIATANSLGITKGLGRFYPLGVGATEQTVLDMTAAYAGIFNRGVYIKPTPFEEILGPGGELLWSRRVNGDPGKRVVPSDIADAMLWMLQKVVSGGTGYGAVPPGRPAAGKTGTSEGGRDLWFIGGVPQLVTGLWLGYDNNKETKSTSSRAVVAWSQYMAPILKELPVEQFPPKPVLKGKFNPLKALTKNLKLVKPEEEETTVEETTEETTAPSGPSQPGLNTPAPARPAKRQDPCGSMQTNPRYVDCRFDLLDRRRSAPKPAAPAPPAP
- the ubiE gene encoding bifunctional demethylmenaquinone methyltransferase/2-methoxy-6-polyprenyl-1,4-benzoquinol methylase UbiE, which codes for MPPSPEPSASIPPGNPEAVRQLFDRIAPEYDRLNDLLSLGLHRLWKRQAVAWLQPVPGQRLLDLCCGTGDLALLLAEKVRPAGLVLGLDAAAAPLEQARRRASRCPWLPLEFRQADAQATELADGWADGAVMAYGLRNLADPAAGLQELRRLLRPGGRAAVLDFNRALDPQGLTAQFQRFYLRQLVVPLAKRAGLEAQYAYLEDSLARFPTGPQQEELAREAGFSQAQHQLLAGGQMGLLQLIA
- a CDS encoding DUF2862 domain-containing protein, which gives rise to MSQAAITVGSKVRVTRVRDRIPADLVSALQSDATGTVKDFKVTDGKGIGVVVELSNGTTTWFFDDEITAA
- the chlG gene encoding chlorophyll synthase ChlG, translated to MKGASGTTNIWKIRLQLMKPVTWIPLIWGVLCGAAASGNFHWTFPEVGASIACMVMSGPLLAGFTQTINDYYDREIDAINEPYRPIPSGAIPLWQVKAQIWVLLLAGLGVAYGLDLWAGHDTPVLFLLALGGSFVSYIYSAPPLKLKQNGWLGNYALGASYIALPWWAGQALFGHLTWTTAILTLAYSLAGLGIAVVNDFKSVEGDRALGLQSLPVAFGIEKASWISAGMIDVFQLAMVAVLIAIGQHFAAVLLVLLIVPQITFQDIWLLRDPVAFDVKYQASAQPFLVLGMLVTALAIGHSDLVVM
- the hisF gene encoding imidazole glycerol phosphate synthase subunit HisF, whose amino-acid sequence is MVAKRIIPCLDVADGRVVKGVNFVGLRDAGDPVELACRYSASGADELVFLDIAASHQGRATLVDLVRRTAEAVTIPFTVGGGISSVEGITELLRAGADKVSLNSSAVRDPELVARGAERFGCQCIVVAIDARRREGGWDVYVKGGRENTGLDAVEWAQRVVALGAGEILLTSMDGDGTQAGYELNLTRAVSDAVDVPVIASGGAGCIDHIAQALDSSASGGHASAALLASLLHDGVLTVEQIKADLLGRGLNIRPLERGSRAA
- a CDS encoding 16S rRNA (cytosine(967)-C(5))-methyltransferase, producing the protein MTSTPPGLASRQVAWQVLQAVAAGAYADGALERELGRTELSGPDRGLATELAYGAIRQRRLLDAWLDQLGKVPADRQPPKLRWLLHLGLYQLLSSDRIPASAAVSTTVELAKRGGLSRLAPVVNGMLRAFLRRQEAGEALPLPGDPAAALAIRQSLPDWLAEGLLQWQTPEQAEAFAVACNTPPSLDLRINLLRATPDAVQAALAAAGVVAEPIEGLPAGLTIKGRSGDLRHLPGYDEGHWCVQDRSAQQIAPLLDPTPGERILDACAAPGGKSTHLAELMGDQGQVLALDRGEARLRRVARNSERLGLGCIETRHGDALALAAEAPELVAQFDALLIDAPCSGLGTLARHADARWRIDPAAIAGLVTLQRQLLEGLLPLLKPGGRLVYATCTVHPEENGALLETFLGAHPQLRLEQSWQLWPGQLAGAGDGFFAARIALV